A region from the Oceanidesulfovibrio marinus genome encodes:
- the leuB gene encoding 3-isopropylmalate dehydrogenase, producing the protein MRIRLCLIPGDGIGPEIVNQAVKVLDNVAARFGHEVEYSKALLGGVAIDETGVPLPDETVEKCKASDAVLLGAVGGPKWDNIEKAIRPERGLLGIRKALGLFANLRPATLFPELAGASFLRPEITAKGLDVMVIRELTGGIYFGEPKGEDTVDGERRAFNTMVYRESEIRRIARLGFETARRRSNRLTSVDKANVLDVSQLWREVVLEVAKEYPDVELDHMYVDNAAMQLVRDPSQFDVIVTGNLFGDILSDEAAAITGSLGMLPSASVGESGPGLFEPIHGSAPDIAGQDKANPLATILSVAMMLRHAFDLPEEATVIENAVQAVLKEGLRTGDIMEQGKQLLGCTAMGDAVVERMK; encoded by the coding sequence ATGCGTATTCGTTTGTGCCTTATTCCGGGCGACGGCATCGGCCCGGAAATTGTGAATCAGGCCGTGAAGGTGCTGGACAACGTTGCGGCCCGTTTCGGCCACGAGGTCGAGTACTCCAAGGCGCTGCTCGGCGGCGTGGCCATCGATGAGACCGGCGTGCCCCTGCCGGACGAGACCGTGGAAAAGTGCAAGGCGTCCGACGCCGTGCTGCTGGGCGCCGTGGGCGGTCCCAAGTGGGACAACATCGAGAAGGCCATCCGGCCGGAGCGCGGCCTGCTGGGCATCCGCAAGGCCCTGGGCCTGTTCGCCAACCTCCGCCCGGCCACACTTTTCCCGGAGCTTGCCGGCGCCTCCTTTCTGCGGCCCGAGATCACGGCCAAGGGTCTGGACGTCATGGTCATCCGCGAGCTCACCGGTGGCATCTACTTTGGCGAGCCCAAGGGTGAGGACACCGTGGACGGCGAACGCCGCGCCTTCAACACTATGGTCTACCGCGAGAGCGAGATCCGGCGTATCGCGCGCCTGGGCTTCGAGACCGCGCGCCGTCGCTCCAACCGCCTGACCTCCGTGGACAAGGCCAACGTGCTGGACGTCTCCCAGCTCTGGCGCGAGGTCGTTCTGGAAGTCGCCAAGGAGTACCCGGACGTGGAGCTGGACCACATGTACGTGGACAACGCGGCCATGCAACTCGTGCGCGATCCCTCGCAGTTCGACGTTATCGTCACCGGCAACCTTTTCGGCGACATCCTCTCGGACGAGGCGGCAGCCATCACCGGCTCTTTGGGCATGCTCCCCTCGGCCTCGGTGGGCGAAAGCGGCCCCGGCCTGTTCGAGCCCATCCACGGCTCGGCCCCGGACATCGCCGGCCAGGACAAGGCCAACCCCCTTGCCACCATCCTCTCCGTAGCCATGATGCTGCGCCATGCGTTCGACCTTCCGGAGGAGGCCACGGTCATCGAGAATGCCGTGCAGGCCGTGCTCAAGGAAGGCCTGCGCACCGGCGACATCATGGAGCAGGGCAAGCAGCTCCTGGGCTGCACCGCCATGGGCGACGCGGTGGTGGAACGCATGAAGTAG
- a CDS encoding ABC-F family ATP-binding cassette domain-containing protein, which translates to MTVTIDSLSKAYGGRDLFKEFSLEIADGTRLAVAGPNGTGKTTLLKMIAGESFPDSGRVIMPRAARIGYVAQELGPETLEKSLLEFIMEVLPSWNEFWEDWEKAHERGDEAAMNRLTAKQADLETRYGYNPEHRAHAVLSGLGFETAVHERKLGSFSGGWRERAKLARVLTAGADVLILDEPTNHLDLEAVEWLEQFLLAYEGVLVFVAHDRVFLDNVATHVLFLGGSRPLVRKGSFSSFIAWSEEMEEQRAREAKRLSDEIERKMEFVKRFKAKATKARQAGSRQKQAERLEKELAGKRPEPRRKTLAFKWPEPPEGDKIACQAMNLTMAWPGREPIWENLDFTIYKSMRVAIAGVNGSGKSTLLKCLAGDLTPTAGRIEIGSKTRVGYFSQHQHEILDPSKSVLGEIRRLADPRTTEEELMSVLGLFLLGQEYFERTVESLSGGEKNRLVLASLFLARANFLILDEPTNHLDLESREALGKALEDFSGTVLLVAHDRWLLSTVPTQVWALEDHGLVVHEDGFEGYERARKAAAHGETEEPAAVSAQPAQGDDSAPELAVRKETREEAKQRKREEAARRNAMHKKLKPKKDAYAKKEAELEKVLNQMGEAETALADPDVYADHAKSAELMDTYTKTKDRSERLFDELQQLESEIQALEAEFAEEAV; encoded by the coding sequence ATGACGGTGACCATTGATTCCCTGTCCAAGGCATACGGCGGCAGGGACCTGTTCAAGGAATTCTCCCTGGAGATCGCCGACGGCACGCGTCTGGCCGTGGCCGGCCCCAACGGCACTGGCAAGACCACGCTGCTCAAGATGATCGCCGGCGAGTCCTTCCCGGACTCCGGCCGGGTCATCATGCCCCGCGCGGCGCGCATCGGCTACGTGGCCCAGGAGCTCGGCCCAGAAACCCTGGAAAAATCTCTGCTCGAGTTCATCATGGAGGTGCTGCCTTCGTGGAACGAGTTCTGGGAAGACTGGGAAAAGGCCCACGAGCGCGGCGACGAGGCGGCCATGAACCGCCTGACAGCCAAGCAGGCCGATCTGGAGACGCGCTACGGCTACAATCCGGAGCACCGCGCCCACGCCGTGCTTTCCGGCCTGGGCTTCGAGACCGCCGTGCACGAACGCAAGCTGGGCTCCTTTTCCGGCGGCTGGCGGGAGCGCGCCAAGCTGGCGCGTGTGCTCACGGCCGGGGCCGACGTGCTGATCCTGGACGAGCCCACCAACCACCTGGACCTGGAAGCCGTGGAGTGGCTGGAGCAGTTCCTGCTGGCCTACGAGGGCGTGCTCGTCTTCGTGGCGCACGACCGCGTGTTCCTGGACAACGTGGCTACCCATGTTCTTTTTCTGGGCGGCAGTCGGCCATTGGTGCGCAAGGGCTCCTTCTCGTCCTTCATCGCCTGGTCCGAGGAGATGGAGGAGCAGCGCGCCCGCGAGGCCAAGCGGCTCTCGGACGAGATCGAGCGCAAGATGGAGTTCGTCAAGCGGTTCAAGGCCAAGGCCACCAAGGCGCGGCAGGCGGGCAGCCGGCAGAAGCAGGCCGAGCGGTTGGAAAAGGAGCTGGCCGGAAAGAGGCCGGAGCCCAGGCGCAAGACCCTGGCCTTCAAGTGGCCGGAGCCGCCCGAGGGCGACAAGATCGCCTGCCAGGCCATGAATCTGACAATGGCTTGGCCCGGTCGCGAGCCCATCTGGGAGAACCTCGACTTCACCATCTACAAGTCCATGCGCGTGGCCATCGCCGGCGTGAACGGCTCGGGCAAGTCCACGCTGCTCAAGTGCCTGGCCGGGGACCTGACCCCCACGGCAGGCCGCATCGAGATCGGCTCCAAGACGCGCGTGGGCTACTTCAGCCAGCATCAGCACGAGATTCTGGACCCGTCCAAGAGCGTGCTGGGCGAGATTCGCCGGCTGGCCGATCCGCGCACTACCGAAGAAGAACTCATGAGCGTGCTCGGCCTCTTCCTGCTCGGGCAGGAGTACTTCGAGCGCACGGTGGAAAGCCTCTCTGGCGGCGAGAAGAACCGCCTGGTGCTGGCCAGCCTGTTCCTGGCGCGGGCCAACTTCCTGATCCTTGACGAGCCCACCAACCACCTGGACCTGGAAAGCCGCGAGGCCCTGGGCAAGGCGCTGGAGGACTTCTCCGGCACCGTCCTGCTGGTGGCGCACGACCGCTGGTTGCTCTCCACCGTACCCACCCAGGTCTGGGCGCTGGAAGATCACGGCTTGGTGGTGCATGAGGACGGCTTTGAAGGGTACGAGCGGGCGCGCAAGGCCGCGGCGCACGGCGAGACGGAAGAGCCGGCGGCCGTATCGGCGCAGCCTGCGCAGGGCGATGATTCAGCCCCCGAGCTTGCGGTGCGCAAGGAAACCCGCGAGGAGGCCAAACAGCGCAAACGCGAGGAGGCCGCCCGCCGCAACGCCATGCACAAGAAGCTCAAGCCCAAGAAGGACGCCTACGCCAAAAAGGAAGCGGAGCTGGAAAAGGTTCTGAACCAGATGGGCGAAGCCGAGACCGCCCTGGCCGATCCCGATGTCTACGCCGACCATGCCAAAAGCGCCGAGCTCATGGATACCTATACGAAGACCAAGGATCGCAGCGAGCGGCTTTTCGATGAGCTCCAGCAATTGGAGTCCGAGATTCAGGCCCTTGAAGCGGAGTTTGCAGAAGAAGCGGTCTGA
- a CDS encoding PilZ domain-containing protein, with translation MQRNADGAYVFYSEDGQTVSIQCAECRYSRTVPIESLRDLGRFFTVGCRCGERFTATVEFRRHFRKKVDLDGTYRNPETGEDDDIVVEDLSQSGIRFATVAPHSLQPGMVVKVRFTLDTPKRPVKQRTVEVRKTEGLHVSGRFVGAPERDSDIGFYLMP, from the coding sequence ATGCAAAGGAATGCAGACGGCGCGTACGTCTTTTACAGCGAGGATGGGCAGACTGTTTCCATCCAGTGCGCGGAGTGCAGATACTCGCGGACCGTACCCATCGAGTCGCTGCGCGATCTGGGAAGGTTCTTCACGGTAGGCTGCCGCTGTGGCGAGCGATTCACGGCCACGGTGGAGTTCCGCCGCCACTTTCGCAAAAAGGTGGACCTGGACGGCACCTACCGCAATCCGGAAACCGGCGAGGACGACGATATTGTCGTGGAGGACCTGTCCCAGTCCGGAATCCGGTTCGCCACGGTAGCGCCGCATTCGCTGCAGCCCGGCATGGTCGTCAAGGTGCGCTTCACCCTGGACACACCCAAGCGGCCCGTCAAGCAGCGCACCGTGGAGGTCCGCAAGACCGAGGGGCTGCATGTGAGCGGCCGCTTCGTGGGCGCGCCGGAACGCGATTCCGACATCGGCTTCTATCTGATGCCGTAA
- a CDS encoding YceI family protein, whose protein sequence is MKVPGIRSMTPSELSERLEQGRPFALVNVLLAEDWEKRRIPDSLNACVFEVVFLDRMSEICPEKSMPVVVYGAGASTLDAPMAAEKLVHAGWSDVHILAGGLDAWTEAGLAVEGSHAGVSPEPEGLFEPAEGGYAVACAESLVEWIGRSAKGRHVGTARVTHGKMQVVDGSMDGLFEVDMRTIEDLDLSGNETLRQLLHAHLASEDFFLTAHFPVATYVLDSATMLRDATPGRPNYEFHGRLEMRGVSHALSFPATIRPFDGDPETGLEPGISVEAHFDLDRTMWGAVYGSGKFFRNLGFHLVYDLVSFQIRLVLR, encoded by the coding sequence ATGAAAGTCCCTGGCATTCGAAGCATGACCCCCAGCGAGCTGTCCGAGAGGCTCGAACAGGGCAGGCCATTCGCTCTCGTCAACGTGCTGCTCGCCGAGGACTGGGAGAAACGCCGCATTCCGGACTCCCTGAACGCCTGTGTGTTCGAGGTCGTGTTCCTGGACCGGATGTCCGAAATATGCCCGGAAAAGAGCATGCCCGTAGTGGTCTACGGGGCCGGAGCCTCAACGCTGGATGCGCCCATGGCCGCGGAAAAGCTGGTGCATGCCGGCTGGAGCGACGTGCACATCCTGGCCGGCGGGCTGGACGCCTGGACCGAGGCCGGGCTCGCCGTGGAGGGAAGCCACGCCGGCGTTTCTCCGGAGCCCGAAGGGCTCTTCGAACCGGCCGAAGGGGGCTATGCCGTGGCCTGCGCCGAGAGCCTGGTGGAGTGGATAGGTCGCAGCGCCAAGGGCCGCCACGTGGGCACGGCGCGCGTCACCCATGGCAAGATGCAGGTGGTGGACGGCTCCATGGACGGCCTCTTCGAGGTGGACATGCGCACCATTGAAGATCTGGACCTTTCAGGGAACGAGACGCTGCGCCAGCTCCTGCACGCGCACCTCGCCTCGGAGGACTTCTTTCTCACCGCGCATTTCCCCGTGGCGACATATGTGCTGGACTCCGCCACCATGCTGCGGGACGCCACGCCCGGCAGGCCCAACTACGAGTTTCACGGCCGGCTGGAGATGCGCGGCGTGTCCCATGCGCTGAGCTTTCCGGCCACGATCCGGCCCTTTGACGGCGACCCGGAAACCGGGCTGGAGCCCGGCATTTCCGTGGAGGCGCACTTCGACCTGGACCGCACCATGTGGGGCGCTGTCTACGGCTCCGGGAAGTTTTTCCGCAACCTGGGATTTCACCTTGTCTACGATCTCGTTTCCTTCCAGATACGGCTCGTGCTGCGTTGA
- a CDS encoding class I SAM-dependent methyltransferase, whose amino-acid sequence MIRADDDGGNAYGSYADDGPERFEVDLGGQRWIVERDADLEALWEDMVSEDENRTAACPEFADDERLPYWTEVWPASILLAHWCAKNKALVQGKRVLDLGCGLGLIAMVAASLGGRVVGMDYEHPALVNARRIARLNASNLGNIGALNWVVMDWRKNAFTPNAFPLVLCGDIMYESRFGPPLARFLSQTIARDGRAVLAEPSRDVFAAFRSAADSEGLAVSRMVQERVYAGQVRPFGDSGHGVTVNLWEITLL is encoded by the coding sequence ATGATTCGCGCAGATGACGACGGCGGCAACGCCTACGGCTCCTACGCCGACGATGGACCCGAGCGATTCGAGGTCGATCTCGGCGGCCAGCGGTGGATCGTGGAACGCGACGCCGATCTGGAAGCACTTTGGGAGGATATGGTCTCCGAAGACGAGAACCGGACAGCCGCATGCCCGGAGTTCGCCGATGACGAGCGCCTTCCATACTGGACAGAGGTCTGGCCGGCATCCATCCTGCTGGCCCACTGGTGCGCAAAGAACAAGGCGCTGGTGCAGGGAAAGCGGGTGCTGGACCTGGGCTGTGGCCTGGGGCTCATCGCCATGGTAGCGGCCTCTCTGGGCGGCCGCGTCGTGGGCATGGACTACGAGCATCCGGCCCTGGTCAACGCCAGGCGCATCGCCAGGCTCAACGCGTCGAACCTCGGTAATATCGGCGCCCTCAACTGGGTGGTCATGGACTGGCGCAAGAACGCCTTCACGCCCAATGCCTTTCCCCTCGTACTTTGCGGGGACATCATGTATGAAAGTCGCTTCGGTCCGCCGCTGGCGCGCTTTCTCTCCCAGACCATAGCCAGGGACGGACGGGCCGTGCTGGCCGAGCCCAGCCGCGACGTTTTCGCCGCCTTCCGCTCCGCCGCAGACAGCGAAGGCCTTGCCGTCTCCCGCATGGTCCAGGAAAGAGTCTACGCCGGACAGGTCCGGCCCTTCGGGGATTCCGGCCACGGCGTCACAGTCAACTTGTGGGAAATCACCCTGCTGTAA
- the nikR gene encoding nickel-responsive transcriptional regulator NikR yields MGQTIRFGVSLDSELLEKFDALCEEKCYQTRSEAIRDLIRNTLVQKEWEDTDREIAGTLTLVYDHHKSDLAQRLTEIQHDAHDVIISTIHAHLDHDNCLEVLLLKGPGTSIRTLGQRLISTKGVKHGKLTLTTTGKDII; encoded by the coding sequence ATGGGTCAGACCATCCGCTTCGGTGTGTCGCTCGATTCCGAACTGCTCGAAAAGTTCGACGCGCTCTGTGAAGAAAAATGCTACCAGACCCGCTCCGAGGCGATTCGCGACCTCATTCGCAACACCCTTGTCCAGAAGGAGTGGGAGGACACGGACCGCGAGATCGCGGGCACGCTCACCCTGGTGTACGACCACCACAAGAGTGATCTTGCCCAGCGGCTGACGGAGATTCAGCACGACGCGCACGACGTGATCATCTCGACCATCCATGCCCATCTGGACCACGACAACTGCCTGGAGGTCCTGCTGCTCAAGGGGCCGGGCACGTCCATCCGCACCCTGGGCCAACGGCTCATCTCCACCAAGGGCGTCAAGCACGGCAAGCTGACCCTGACCACCACGGGCAAGGATATCATCTAG
- the folE2 gene encoding GTP cyclohydrolase FolE2: protein MEDVQSTPAEVPIDIDRVGVKNLRLPLVVRDRAREHQHTVAEVDLGADLPASSKGTHMSRLVEALSAWKETLDYQTLKSLLIDVRSRLAAQRAYVVFRFPYFMEKHAPSTKIPGLMSYECRLTGEIGPESERPSFLLEVDVPVMTVCPCSLAICNQTAAHSQRAIVTIACRFHGFVWLEDLVEIAEDAASAPVYSLLKREDEKVVTEQAFANPAFVEDVVRAAAHTLESHPQIRWFRVEVHSQESIHDHDAYASIEKVVRP from the coding sequence ATGGAGGACGTGCAGAGCACCCCGGCCGAGGTGCCTATAGATATCGACCGCGTGGGCGTGAAGAACCTGCGCCTGCCGCTGGTGGTTCGGGACAGGGCCAGGGAGCATCAGCACACCGTGGCCGAGGTGGACTTGGGGGCCGACCTGCCCGCTTCCTCCAAGGGCACGCACATGAGCCGTCTGGTGGAGGCGCTGAGCGCCTGGAAGGAGACGCTGGACTACCAGACGCTCAAGTCCCTGCTCATCGACGTGCGCAGCCGCCTGGCCGCCCAGCGGGCGTATGTCGTGTTTCGCTTTCCCTACTTTATGGAGAAGCACGCCCCCAGCACGAAGATTCCCGGCCTGATGAGCTACGAGTGCCGGTTGACCGGCGAGATAGGTCCGGAGTCGGAGCGGCCGTCCTTCCTGCTGGAGGTGGACGTGCCGGTGATGACCGTGTGCCCGTGCTCCCTGGCAATCTGCAACCAGACGGCGGCGCACAGCCAGCGCGCCATCGTGACCATCGCCTGCCGCTTCCACGGCTTTGTCTGGCTGGAGGACCTGGTGGAGATTGCCGAGGATGCGGCGTCCGCTCCTGTCTACAGCCTGCTCAAGCGCGAGGACGAAAAGGTTGTGACCGAGCAGGCATTCGCCAACCCCGCCTTTGTGGAGGATGTGGTGCGCGCTGCCGCGCACACTCTGGAGAGTCACCCGCAGATCCGCTGGTTCCGGGTGGAGGTGCACAGCCAGGAATCCATCCATGATCACGACGCTTACGCGAGCATTGAGAAGGTTGTGAGGCCATAG
- a CDS encoding flagellar basal body rod C-terminal domain-containing protein has protein sequence MSTIDTSISALNAFSTRAQVTANNIANVNTDGFKASRADLETGYGGQGVQVSSITQDTSTGPMVQSLLPVEDPATGRIEAEYQWVEGSNTDLSREMVNLMTTERAYAANAATIRTWDEMIGTVLDELV, from the coding sequence ATGTCCACCATCGACACCAGCATCTCGGCGTTGAACGCCTTCTCTACCCGCGCGCAGGTCACGGCGAACAACATCGCCAATGTGAACACCGACGGCTTCAAGGCCAGCCGCGCCGACCTGGAGACAGGCTATGGCGGCCAGGGCGTGCAGGTCTCCTCTATCACGCAGGACACCTCGACCGGTCCCATGGTGCAGAGCCTTCTGCCCGTGGAAGACCCGGCCACTGGCCGCATCGAGGCCGAGTACCAGTGGGTGGAGGGCTCCAACACCGATCTTTCCCGCGAAATGGTCAACCTGATGACCACCGAACGCGCCTACGCCGCCAATGCGGCGACCATCCGCACCTGGGACGAGATGATCGGCACCGTCCTGGACGAGCTCGTGTGA
- a CDS encoding sigma-54 interaction domain-containing protein has translation MAFDSDQIIGESRVLKDVFKVVAKVAPTDSTVLVTGESGTGKELLVRALHSQSQRRDKPFVPVNCGAIPRELLESELFGHEKGAFTHAIRSRAGRFELADTGTIFLDEIGEMDLSLQVKILRVLQEKEFERVGGTQAKHVDVRIVAATNRDLEREVAEGRFREDLYYRLNVIPMHLPPLRDRGRDVMLLAEAFLERFCKKKERPLLKIVDTARDMLLAYSWPGNVRELENFMERMSILCEGQSITPDDLPPKIRSEVGDAPTPQPEPVPAGFAWPRLQDLRDRELSLKEFLDAVEDRLLVEALEEASHVKNQAAEILGIKRTTLIEKLKKKGLDK, from the coding sequence ATGGCATTTGACAGCGACCAGATCATTGGCGAGAGCCGCGTCCTGAAGGATGTTTTCAAGGTTGTGGCCAAGGTCGCCCCCACGGACTCCACCGTGCTTGTCACCGGGGAGTCCGGTACGGGCAAGGAGCTTCTTGTGCGCGCCCTGCATTCGCAAAGCCAGCGCCGGGACAAGCCGTTCGTCCCGGTCAACTGCGGCGCCATTCCCCGCGAGCTTCTGGAGTCCGAGCTTTTCGGCCACGAGAAGGGCGCCTTCACCCACGCCATCCGCTCCCGCGCCGGCCGGTTCGAGCTGGCCGACACAGGCACCATCTTCCTCGACGAGATCGGCGAGATGGACCTCTCCCTGCAGGTCAAGATTCTGCGCGTGCTCCAGGAAAAGGAGTTCGAGCGCGTGGGCGGCACCCAGGCCAAGCACGTGGACGTGCGCATTGTGGCCGCCACCAACCGCGACCTGGAACGCGAGGTGGCGGAAGGCCGTTTCCGCGAGGACCTCTACTACCGGCTCAACGTGATTCCCATGCATCTGCCGCCCTTGCGGGATCGCGGCCGGGACGTCATGTTGTTGGCGGAAGCCTTTCTGGAACGCTTCTGCAAGAAAAAGGAGCGGCCCCTGCTCAAGATCGTGGACACGGCGCGTGACATGCTTCTGGCCTACAGCTGGCCCGGCAATGTGCGCGAGCTCGAAAACTTCATGGAGCGCATGTCCATCCTCTGCGAGGGGCAGTCCATCACGCCGGACGACCTGCCGCCCAAGATACGCTCCGAGGTGGGCGATGCGCCCACGCCCCAGCCGGAGCCGGTTCCGGCCGGGTTCGCCTGGCCCAGGCTGCAGGACCTCAGGGATCGCGAGCTGAGCCTCAAGGAGTTTCTCGACGCCGTGGAGGACCGCCTGCTTGTAGAAGCCCTGGAGGAAGCGAGCCATGTGAAGAACCAGGCCGCGGAAATTCTGGGCATCAAGCGCACCACGCTCATCGAGAAGCTCAAGAAAAAGGGACTCGACAAATAG